A genomic stretch from Onychostoma macrolepis isolate SWU-2019 chromosome 02, ASM1243209v1, whole genome shotgun sequence includes:
- the chd8 gene encoding chromodomain-helicase-DNA-binding protein 8 isoform X3, whose amino-acid sequence MADPIMDLFDDTPLFNLDSLPEDAFSQGSSDPVEEALKLALGHVDPPMDPTPDPGVPLLSDVVTDPALIPTPLAAPVSVPLQTLQTQQPTQMSHEVSVAPASISVQPSLSVASNSSGAATVLLSSPLGVPVSGAQVATQQITVTQQSAGQSAPKIVIFKGPQGQTQVLQGVTGATGSPGKVTLARVLTGTPLRPGMAVVSGGTVLNATSPGQGQVKVGTGVQRLVQTPNGPMKQVLLTSVPQTQSQVQTQSVQVQIPAQAQLQSPSQPAQVQAQVQVQPQTQVALQTQDQVPATTSPGTTAAAIRPQSVTLSAVPQQVSLCQGEAKRITLVLQQPSQGGAAQTGTLTVGGTAGAGHQGQQPRLVLGSLPGKLVLQGGQLAAFAQARTGQTGAQPKVLTIQLQVQQQPNQQGAKFQLVSGAANAGGSPQVVQISQGQGGQRLAVPLKLLLQPQSSTASSAGGAVSVVKVINTSAAGSASITTTTAASSGVRLAKIQEPVRRVETLCKQEKANRIVAEAIARAKARGERNIPRVLNQDELPAGHTSADIEGATGAGGAKKKGVGGGSSSGGSKKKSPSAGGGKVVAGGDKKSKAKTPGVVSGGGGSKSKCKTKLNTITPVGGKKRKRNASSDHSDIDLSPPVSPRTLEEEMSQKRRSNRQVKRKKYTEDLDIKITDDEDEMDADVDVTTTPVSSAGHLQSMGAELQQELDGDGLPSMQFFVENPSEEDAAIVDKILSMRVTKKEVSPGQYTNVEEFFVKYKNYSYMHCEWASLEQLERDKRIHQKLKRFKTKQAQMRNLFQEDEEPFNPDYVEVDRILDESHSVDKDNGEPVVYYLVKWCSLPYEDATWELKEDVDEAKVEEFRKIESRPARLKRTPRPAASAWKKLDESREYKNGNQLREYQLEGVNWLLFNWYNRQNCILADEMGLGKTIQSIALLSEMFAVGVQGPFLIIAPLSTITNWEREFSTWTDMNAIVYHGSLASRQMIQQYEMYCKDDKGHLIPGAYKFDALITTFEMILSDCPELREISWRCVVIDEAHRLKNRNCKLLDSLKMLDLEHKVLLTGTPLQNTVEELFSLLHFLEPAQFPSEIEFLREFGDLKTEEQVQKLQSILKPMMLRRLKEDVEKNLAPKQETIIEVELTDVQKKYYRAILERNFSFLSMGATQNSNVPNLLNTMMELRKCCNHPYLITGAEEKIVAELRQVYDPLASDFHLQALVRSAGKLVLLDKLLPRLKAGGHKVLIFSQMVRCLDILEDYLIHKRYLYERIDGRVRGNLRQAAIDRFSKPDSDRFVFLLCTRAGGLGINLTAADTCVIFDSDWNPQNDLQAQARCHRIGQSKAVKVYRLITRNSYEREMLDKASLKLGLDRAVLQSMSGNKDNSVNGIQQFSKKEIEDLLRKGAYAAIMDENDEGSRFCEEDIDQILQRRATTITIESEGKGSTFSKASFVASENRTDIALDDPEFWQKWAKKADIDMDSLNRKNTLVIDTPRVRKQTRQYSSLRGEGGDLSDLDSDEDYPPHNSRQSRASRRSDRHSGGGYGRTDCFRVEKHLLVYGWGRWRDILSHARCKRRLSERDVETICRVILVFCLIHYRGDENIKSFIWELITPPENGREPQALLNHSGLSIPVPRGRKGKRVKAQSSFDVQKVEWIRKYNPDSLLLDDSYRKHLKHQCNKVLLRVRMLYYLKQEVIGEHADSVLRGADARDIDIWLPEMEQQDVPSGWWDAEADRCLLIGVYKHGYEMYTTMRADPCLCFVERCGRPNEQDINAEQQAADPELGEGGDYDKYSEDPEFKPATRHTKEVYEEADSVNADGEICVEDHSAPVQIEGPSSGSSDLCYWPTSSSLTARLRRLITAYQRSYRREQLKIEAAEKGDRRRRRCEQATKLKEIARQERQQRWTRREECDFYRVVSTFGVERIKKEADAPEGDEYHMSWNHFRSFARLDKKTDESLTRYFKCFMSMCRKVCHLRPARGEESQDLSQSLAPITEERASRTLYRVSLLCRLRERVLPHPSLEERLSLAPLSSDLPNWWNVPQHDHELLLAAARHGVSRTELSIFSDPQYSFSQARLDYLQNQQAQAASQMHALSQSQDPTSIKEESLDDDSRLLGVEALCPSDSPAMLLTHSEGKVGVPAGWGWKKSKNNGPSERKGERERGEGPSDSDSDSDSGSSSSSRHSGSSDDSGDSDAEREQAAALKMCDGDEENSILSLTPSQEGAPPESLTDPLRVDWPKDRMLINRIDNLCSLVLAGHWPTGRRYVSDIQLSTTPDEHDLGDGLGYPRVARKSNSALSADALEGQESEFTVKLLKEEGLKLTFSKQALMPNGEGSARKKRKDHELVDAEGVLHAPRRRDLPNWLKENPDYEVEGDMLELLVNRTKRKRRRKRVEKGAALTGSERVKVIDIRTGKKFGGIYGPLLQDLREHLEENPDHVVAPEWSETVRNSGFLPESSFHRLLSPHASIPKKNRHYLSTPSIQTDDPLLGGGEGETLVSDGAYMMDDEDLEDGSHLTSSHHFLTPAYDVKMEPSALDMDGGDSLSQGGYDSSDREAILDDVIMAPKNSDSSSSSED is encoded by the exons ATGGCAGACCCCATTATGGACCTCTTTGATGACACACCACTGTTCAATTTGGATTCCCTACCGGAGGATGCATTCTCACAGGGCTCCTCAGACCCAGTCGAGGAGGCGCTGAAGTTGGCACTGGGCCATGTGGACCCACCTATGGACCCTACACCGGATCCTGGTGTCCCTCTGCTCAGTGATGTTGTCACAGATCCAGCTCTAATCCCAACACCCCTCGCAGCACCTGTCTCCGTCCCACTGCAGACCCTTCAAACACAGCAGCCCACCCAGATGTCCCATGAGGTTTCTGTTGCCCCGGCTTCAATTTCCGTTCAGCCCTCTCTCTCGGTGGCCAGTAATAGCAGTGGGGCAGCAACGGTCCTGCTGAGCTCCCCTCTTGGAGTACCTGTGTCAGGGGCTCAAGTTGCCACCCAGCAAATCACTGTTACGCAACAGTCAGCAGGGCAGTCGGCtccaaaaattgtaattttcaaAGGCCCTCAGGGTCAGACTCAAGTGCTACAGGGTGTCACAGGAGCCACAGGCTCTCCAGGGAAAGTCACCCTTGCTAGAGTTCTGACAGGGACCCCGCTTAGGCCAGGGATGGCGGTTGTTTCCGGGGGAACGGTGTTAAATGCGACATCTCCTGGGCAGGGACAGGTCAAAGTAGGCACTGGAGTTCAAAGGCTGGTTCAGACTCCAAATGGCCCGATGAAGCAGGTGTTACTGACCTCGGTGCCTCAGACTCAATCGCAGGTTCAGACACAATCAGTCCAGGTGCAGATACCTGCACAGGCGCAGCTGCAGTCACCGTCACAGCCAGCACAGGTACAGGCGCAGGTCCAGGTGCAGCCTCAGACGCAGGTGGCATTACAAACACAGGACCAAGTGCCGGCTACTACATCCCCTGGAACGACAGCAGCGGCCATCCGACCTCAAAGTGTCACACTTTCAGCAGTGCCACAGCAGGTCAGTCTCTGCCAG GGGGAAGCAAAGAGGATCACTCTGGTGCTACAGCAGCCCTCGCAAGGTGGAGCAGCCCAGACTGGGACATTGACAGTAGGGGGAACTGCAGGGGCGGGTCACCAGGGCCAGCAGCCCAGGCTGGTGTTGGGCTCTTTGCCAGGGAAGTTGGTCCTGCAGGGAGGCCAGCTGGCAGCTTTTGCCCAAGCCAGAACGGGTCAAACGGGTGCACAGCCGAAAGTGCTCACCATTCAGCTACAAGTTCAACAGCAGCCCAACCAACAGGGAGCCAAG TTTCAATTGGTTTCTGGGGCAGCTAATGCTGGTGGCAGCCCTCAGGTGGTGCAGATTTCTCAAGGCCAAGGAGGACAAAGACTAGCAGTGCCTCTTAAACTACTGCTGCAGCCACAG TCAAGCACTGCTTCCAGTGCTGGTGGGGCCGTTTCTGTGGTTAAAGTTATCAATACCTCGGCTGCCGGGTCTGCGTCCATCACCACCACTACAGCCGCGTCTTCCGGTGTGCGTTTGGCAAAGATCCAGGAGCCCGTGCGAAGAGTGGAGACCCTGTGCAAACAGGAGAAAGCAAATCGCATTGTTGCTGAGGCCATCGCACGGGCCAAAGCCAGGGGTGAAAGGAACATCCCCCGTGTGCTCAACCAGGATGAACTGCCTGCCGGACATACCTCAGCAGACATAGAAGGTGCCACAGGAGCTGGAGGAGCCAAAAAGAAAGGAGTAGGTGGAGGTAGTAGTAGTGGAGGGAGCAAGAAGAAAAGCCCAAGTGCAGGAGGAGGGAAAGTGGTGGCCGGAGGAGACAAGAAATCCAAGGCGAAGACTCCAGGAGTGGTTTCTGGAGGCGGGGGCAGTAAAAGTAAATGCAAGACTAAGCTCAA CACCATCACTCCAGTGGGTggtaagaaaagaaaaagaaatgcatccTCTGACCATTCAGATATAGATCTAAGCCCACCTGTTTCACCCCGCACACTGGAGGAGGAAATGTCACAG AAGCGACGTTCTAACCGTCAGGTGAAGCGGAAGAAGTACACAGAGGATTTGgacattaaaatcactgatgACGAAGATGAAATGGATGCGGATGTTGACGTAACCACAACTCCTGTGTCTAGTGCAGGGCATCTGCAGTCTATGGGAGCAGAACTCCAGCAGGAACTGGATGGGGATGGTCTTCCAAGCATGCAGTTTTTTGTG GAAAACCCAAGTGAGGAGGATGCTGCTATTGTGGATAAAATATTGTCTATGCGGGTGACCAAAAAGGAG GTGTCTCCAGGGCAGTATACTAATGTGGAGGaattttttgtcaaatataaAAACTA CTCGTACATGCACTGTGAATGGGCCAGTCTTGAACAGCTGGAAAGGGATAAGAGAATCCATCAGAAGCTGAAGAGATTCAAGACAAAACAGGCACAGATGAGGAACCTATTCCAGGAG GATGAGGAACCTTTCAATCCAGACTACGTGGAGGTTGATCGTATTTTGGATGAGTCACATAGTGTCGATAAAGACAATGGGGAG CCAGTAGTGTACTACCTAGTGAAGTGGTGCTCTCTGCCCTATGAAGATGCTACTTGGGAGCTGAAGGAGGATGTTGATGAAGCAAAAGTGGAAGAATTCAGGAAGATTGAAAGCCGCCCGGCCCGACTCAAGAGAACT CCTCGACCTGCTGCAAGTGCCTGGAAGAAGCTTGATGAGTCCAGAGAGTATAAGAATGGGAACCAGCTCCGAGAGTACCAGCTGGAGGGAGTCAACTGGTTGCTCTTCAACTGGTACAACAG GCAAAACTGCATCCTGGCAGATGAAATGGGTCTGGGGAAGACCATTCAGTCCATAGCCCTGCTGTCAGAGATGTTTGCTGTAGGGGTCCAGGGGCCGTTCCTTATCATTGCCCCTCTATCCACTATCACAAACTGGGAGAGAGAGTTTTCCACCTGGACAGATATGAATGCTATCGTTTACCACGGCAGTCTGGCCAGTAGACAGATGATCCAGCAGTATGAAATGTACTGCAAAGATGACAAG GGACACTTGATACCAGGGGCCTATAAATTTGATGCTCTAATCACAACCTTTGAGATGATTCTATCAGATTGCCCAGAGCTGAGGGAGATTTCTTGGCGCTGTGTAGTTATTGATGAAGCTCACCGTTTGAAGAACAGAAACTGCAAACTACTTGACAGCCTCAAGATGCTTGACCTT gaGCATAAAGTGTTGTTAACAGGCACTCCACTTCAAAACACAGTAGAGGAGCTGTTCAGTTTGCTGCACTTTCTGGAGCCGGCCCAGTTCCCCTCGGAGATAGAGTTTTTGCGTGAGTTTGGAGATCTTAAAACAGAGGAGCAG GTCCAGAAACTGCAGTCAATTCTAAAGCCCATGATGCTGCGTAGACTGAAAGAAGATGTAGAAAAGAACCTTGCCCCAAAACAAGAGACCATTATTGAG GTGGAGTTGACTGATGTACAGAAGAAGTATTACCGTGCTATTCTAGAACGTAACTTCAGCTTCCTCAGCATGGGAGCCACACAAAACAGCAATGTACCCAATCTCCTCAACACAATGATGGAACTTCGAAAGTGCTGCAACCACCCTTACCTCATTACAG GTGCTGAGGAGAAGATAGTGGCTGAGCTGAGGCAGGTGTATGATCCTCTGGCTTCAGACTTTCATCTCCAGGCTCTGGTGCGCTCTGCAGGGAAACTGGTCTTGCTGGATAAGCTGCTTCCTCGCCTTAAGGCTGGCGGGCACAAGGTGCTCATCTTCTCACAGATGGTGCGATGCCTTGACATCCTTGAGGACTACCTCATACACAAGAG ATACCTGTATGAGCGCATTGACGGGCGGGTCAGAGGAAACCTGCGACAAGCGGCCATTGATCGCTTTAGTAAACCTGATTCAGACCGGTTTGTCTTCCTGCTTTGTACCCGGGCTGGAGGTTTGGGCATTAATCTGACTGCTGCTGACACCTGTGTCATTTTCGACTCTGACTGGAACCCACAGAATGATCTTCAA GCTCAGGCACGTTGTCATCGTATTGGTCAATCTAAAGCGGTGAAGGTTTATCGTCTCATTACCAGAAACTCCTATGAGAGGGAGATGTTGGACAAAGCGAGTCTTAAACTGGGACTTGATCGAGCTGTTCTGCAAAGCATGAGTGGAAATAAGGACAACAGTGTTAACGGG ATTCAGCAGTTCTCAAAGAAGGAGATAGAGGATTTGCTTCGTAAAGGTGCTTATGCAGCCATTATGGATGAGAACGACGAGGGCAGCCGTTTCTGTGAGGAGGACATCGATCAGATACTTCAGAGAAGAGCAACTACCATCACTATAGAGAGTGAAGGCAAAGGATCCACCTTTTCCAAGGCCAGCTTTGTGGCGTCTGAGAACCGCACAGATATTGCTCTGGATGATCCCGAGTTCTGGCAAAAGTGGGCCAAGAAAGCTGACATAGACATGGACTCTCTCAACAGGAAG AATACTCTTGTGATTGACACACCGAGAGTAAGAAAGCAAACACGTCAGTATTCCAGTCTGCGTGGAGAGGGTGGGGATCTGTCTGATTTGGACAGCGATGAAGACTACCCACCCCATAATTCCCGACAATCTCGGGCCTCTCGACGCTCAGACCGGCATTCTGGTGGTGGTTATGGGCGCACAGACTGCTTCAGAGTGGAAAAACACCTACTTGTTTATGG GTGGGGCCGTTGGCGGGATATCCTGTCTCATGCTCGCTGTAAGCGGCGTCTCAGTGAACGTGATGTGGAAACCATCTGCCGTGTCATCCTGGTTTTCTGTCTGATACATTACCGTGGAGATGAGAACATCAAAAGCTTCATCTGGGAGCTAATCACCCCTCCAGAGAATGGACGAGAACCACAGGCTCTGCTTAATCACTCTG GTCTGTCCATCCCTGTCCCTCGTGGCAGGAAGGGGAAACGAGTCAAGGCTCAGAGCTCTTTTGATGtgcagaaagttgagtggatcCGAAAGTATAATCCTGATAGTCTTCTGCTTGATGACAGTTACCGAAAACACCTCAAACACCAGTGCAACAA agtgttgctGAGAGTACGTATGCTGTATTACCTGAAGCAGGAGGTCATTGGAGAACATGCTGATTCTGTATTGAGAGGAGCTGATGCAAG GGATATTGATATCTGGTTGCCTGAAATGGAGCAGCAGGATGTTCCGTCTGGATGGTGGGACGCAGAAGCTGACCGATGCTTGCTTATCGGTGTCTATAAGCATG GATATGAGATGTACACCACTATGCGTGCTGACCCCTGCTTGTGTTTTGTTGAGCGATGTGGCCGTCCAAATGAGCAGGACATTAATGCGGAGCAGCAAGCAGCAGACCCAGAGCTTGGGGAGGG AGGGGACTATGACAAGTACTCAGAAGATCCAGAATTTAAACCTGCGACAAGACACACCAAGGAGGTATATGAAGAG GCTGATTCGGTGAATGCAGATGGAGAGATTTGTGTGGAGGATCACTCTGCCCCTGTGCAGATTGAGGGGCCATCTTCAGGATCGTCAGATTTGTGTTACTGGCCAACAAGCTCATCGCTCACAGCCAGACTACGCCGTCTTATCACAGCCTACCAACGCAGTTACAGACGAGAGCAGCTTAAGATAGAGGCAGCAGAGAAGGGCGACCGTAGACGTAGACGCTGTGAACAAGCCACAAAGCTCAAAGAGATAGCCCGCCAAGAACGACAGCAAAG GTGGACTCGTAGGGAGGAGTGTGATTTTTATAGGGTGGTATCAACCTTTGGGGTCGAAAGGATAAAGAAAGAagctgatgctccagaaggggACGAGTATCATATGTCCTGGAATCACTTCCGTTCTTTTGCTCGCCTTGATAAGAAAACCGACGAGAGCTTGACGCGTTACTTCAAATGCTTTATGTCCATGTGTCGGAAAGTGTGTCACCTTCGGCCAGCACGTGGAGAAG AATCTCAAGATTTGTCCCAGTCTCTGGCCCCCATCACAGAAGAACGAGCCTCGCGCACACTGTACAGGGTCAGCTTGCTTTGTCGGCTACGTGAGCGCGTTCTTCCCCACCCCTCATTGGAGGAACGCCTCAGTCTGGCACCACTCTCCTCTGACCTTCCCAACTGGTGGAACGTCCCACAGCACGACCATGAGCTGCTCTTAGCTGCCGCTAGACATGGCGTCAGCCGCACTGAACTCTCAATCTTCTCTGACCCACAGTACTCATTCAGTCAGGCCCGCCTCGACTACCTCCAGAACCAGCAAGCCCAAGCTGCTTCGCAGATGCACGCGTTAAGTCAGTCACAGGATCCGACCAGCATCAAAGAGGAGAGCCTAGATGATGATTCTCGGCTGCTGGGGGTGGAGGCCCTCTGTCCGTCTGACTCTCCAGCTATGCTCCTCACCCATTCTGAGGGGAAAGTTGGAGTTCCGGCTGGATGGGGCTGGAAGAAGAGCAAAAACAATGGGCCCAGTGAGAgaaaaggagaaagagagagaggtgaAGGGCCTTCGGACTCCGATTCTGATTCAGACTCGGGCTCGTCTTCCTCCTCCCGTCATTCTGGCAGCTCAGATGATAGCGGAGACAGTGATGCTGAGAGAGAACAAG CAGCAGCTCTTAAGATGTGCGATGGCGATGAAGAAAACAGCATCCTCTCACTCACACCATCTCAAGAAGGCGCCCCGCCCGAGTCCCTCACTGACCCTCTGAGAGTTGATTGGCCCAAAGACCGCATGTTGATAAACCGAATAGACAACCTCTGCTCACTGGTTCTAGCAGGGCACTGGCCGACAGGTCGACGCTACGTCTCTGACATACAGCTCAGTACTACACCTGATGAGCATGACCTCGGAGATGGCCTAGGTTACCCCCGAGTGGCACGCAAAAGCAACAGTGCCCTTTCTGCAGATGCTCTTGAAGGCCAAGAATCAGAGTTCACAGTAAAACTGCTAAAG GAGGAGGGGCTGAAGTTGACTTTTTCTAAGCAGGCTCTCATGCCAAACGGTGAAGGGAGTGCACGCAAAAAGAGAAAGGACCACGAG CTGGTAGATGCCGAAGGGGTTCTCCATGCTCCCCGCAGAAGGGACCTTCCTAACTGGCTCAAAGAAAACCCAGATTATGAAGTGGAGGGAGACATGTTAGAA TTACTGGTGAACCGGACCaaaaggaagaggaggaggaagagggtAGAGAAAGGAGCAGCACTTACCGGCAGTGAGAGAGTGAAGGTCATAGACATAAGGACAGGCAAGAAG TTTGGTGGAATATACGGGCCTTTACTACAGGACCTGAGAGAGCACCTGGAGGAGAATCCTGACCACGTTGTAGCACCAGAATGGTCTGAGACTGTTCGCAACTCG GGCTTCTTGCCTGAGAGTTCATTCCACAGACTGTTGAGTCCCCACGCTTCAATCCCCAAAAAGAATCGACATTACCTCTCCACCCCTTCGATCCAAACTGATGACCCTCTCCTGGGAGGCGGCGAAGGAGAGACGTTAGTTTCCGACGGCGCATACATGATGGACGACGAGGACCTGGAGGACGGCAGTCACCTCACATCATCTCACCACTTCCTTACTCCAGCCTACGATGTGAAGATGGAGCCGAGCGCTCTTGATATGGACGGAGGCGACAGTTTGTCACAAGGTGGCTATGATAGCTCAGACAGAGAGGCCATTTTGGATGATGTCATCATGGCACCGAAGAATTCAGACTCTTCCTCAAGCTCCGAGGATTGA